Proteins encoded together in one Candidatus Paceibacterota bacterium window:
- a CDS encoding RNA polymerase sigma factor, which produces MNPHAHKAEFKEKRDEDVLAASFKYPYLFELLVERYEDAFLRKARSIVRHDEASRDIVQDTFVKIYLYGKTFKPVEGARFSSWAYKVLMNVCFQWYKKMKRERDFFSALDEDMEAVLPHDDSVERTQKLDRDYLESMFSRLPETFARVLRLYVSEGKDYKEIAAVEGVSEGAIKTRMHRAREELRDIARKIS; this is translated from the coding sequence ATGAATCCTCACGCCCACAAGGCCGAATTCAAGGAAAAGCGGGACGAAGACGTTCTCGCCGCGTCTTTCAAGTATCCGTATCTGTTCGAGCTCCTCGTCGAGCGCTACGAAGATGCTTTTCTGCGCAAAGCGCGGTCCATCGTGCGCCATGACGAGGCTTCCCGCGACATCGTCCAGGATACCTTCGTCAAAATATATCTGTACGGTAAGACGTTCAAACCGGTCGAAGGCGCGCGGTTCTCATCGTGGGCATATAAAGTGCTCATGAACGTCTGTTTCCAGTGGTACAAGAAGATGAAGCGCGAGCGCGACTTCTTTTCGGCCTTGGACGAAGACATGGAGGCCGTATTACCCCATGACGATAGCGTTGAAAGGACGCAAAAACTGGACCGGGACTACCTTGAATCCATGTTCTCGCGCCTGCCTGAAACTTTCGCCCGCGTATTGCGGTTATATGTGAGCGAAGGCAAGGATTATAAGGAGATAGCCGCAGTCGAAGGCGTGTCCGAAGGCGCGATCAAGACTCGCATGCATCGCGCCCGCGAAGAGCTGCGGGACATCGCTCGAAAGATATCGTAG
- the rnr gene encoding ribonuclease R, translating to MTRSERKEMKAKTRMVSGIISVNSKGVGFLEDPEHKDQEDLEIPSEALHTAMHKDTVEAHLTGGKSRFGRTLAEVTKIVKRDKMRFAGALEAAGDNFALVPDDKRLYKDIFIAKADALHGRAGDKVYAEIAEWDEKKGYPIGKVIEVIGKKGEHNAEMRAIVLERGLAYDFPVEVVREAEAIEKNKAITAAERALRRDFSDTPTFTIDPVDAKDFDDAISMKFLPDGRYEIGVHIADVSHYVREGTALDKEARERGFSVYLVDRTIPMLPEVLSNDVCSLNPNEEKLTFSSVFVMNDKGDVLDRWFGKTIIKSWKRFTYEGAQDVLEGKSEEYKKELFKLNEIAKKLREKKEAEGAIDFETDEVKFELDRAGKPIRVFKKTRKDAHKLVEEYMLLSNREVALRMFQATENTGGAFLYRIHDQPVMEKLDNLVTLVRALGYHLPVTKKGVAVKDLKHLFKQIEGKTEESLIKTAAIRSMAKAVYSTENIGHYGLAFEYYTHFTSPIRRYADLIVHRLLQRELTHGKVARGEMSKYQKIADDNSEKEIRAAEAERASIKYKQVEYMMDRIGQEFAGTVSGVSDWGIYVEDKETKCEGMVRLKDMTDDYYVFNEKAYAVVGEKTGKKYSLGDTVKFKVMGADMEKRTLDYKLA from the coding sequence ATGACCCGTTCAGAACGAAAGGAAATGAAAGCGAAGACCCGCATGGTATCAGGCATCATATCGGTCAATTCGAAAGGCGTCGGATTCCTCGAAGATCCGGAGCATAAGGATCAGGAAGACCTCGAGATCCCTTCGGAGGCTCTCCATACGGCTATGCATAAAGACACGGTCGAGGCGCATCTGACCGGCGGCAAGAGCCGTTTCGGCAGGACGCTCGCCGAAGTCACGAAAATAGTGAAGCGCGACAAGATGCGATTCGCGGGCGCTTTGGAAGCGGCTGGCGATAATTTCGCGCTCGTGCCGGATGATAAGCGCCTCTATAAAGACATATTCATCGCAAAGGCAGACGCTCTCCACGGCCGCGCGGGAGACAAGGTATACGCCGAGATCGCCGAATGGGACGAAAAGAAGGGCTACCCCATCGGCAAAGTCATCGAAGTCATCGGCAAAAAGGGCGAGCATAACGCCGAAATGCGTGCCATCGTTTTGGAGCGCGGCCTGGCATACGACTTCCCCGTCGAAGTCGTGCGCGAAGCAGAGGCTATAGAAAAGAACAAGGCGATCACGGCCGCCGAACGCGCATTGCGCCGCGACTTCAGCGATACGCCGACGTTCACCATCGACCCCGTGGACGCGAAGGACTTCGACGACGCTATTTCTATGAAATTCCTGCCCGACGGCAGATACGAGATCGGCGTTCACATCGCTGACGTGTCTCACTATGTCCGCGAAGGCACCGCTTTGGACAAAGAAGCCCGCGAGCGCGGCTTCTCCGTATACCTCGTCGACCGCACCATTCCGATGCTGCCTGAAGTCCTGTCGAACGACGTGTGCTCGCTTAATCCCAACGAGGAGAAGCTGACGTTTTCATCCGTCTTCGTCATGAACGATAAAGGCGATGTGCTCGATCGCTGGTTCGGCAAGACCATCATCAAATCCTGGAAGCGCTTCACGTACGAAGGCGCACAGGACGTGCTCGAAGGCAAGTCGGAGGAATATAAAAAAGAGCTCTTCAAGCTGAACGAGATCGCCAAAAAGCTCCGCGAGAAGAAAGAGGCGGAAGGCGCCATAGATTTCGAGACGGACGAAGTGAAATTCGAGCTCGACCGCGCCGGCAAGCCTATCCGCGTATTCAAGAAGACCCGCAAGGACGCGCACAAGCTCGTCGAGGAATACATGCTCCTCTCCAACCGCGAGGTCGCATTGCGCATGTTCCAGGCTACTGAAAATACCGGCGGCGCGTTCCTGTACCGCATCCACGACCAGCCGGTCATGGAGAAACTCGACAATCTCGTGACGCTCGTCCGCGCTCTCGGATATCACCTCCCGGTCACGAAGAAAGGCGTCGCAGTGAAAGACCTGAAGCACTTGTTCAAGCAGATCGAGGGCAAGACCGAAGAATCACTCATCAAGACCGCCGCCATCAGGTCGATGGCCAAAGCAGTCTATTCAACCGAGAACATTGGCCACTACGGCTTGGCATTCGAGTACTATACGCACTTCACGTCCCCTATCCGCCGCTATGCCGACCTCATCGTCCATCGATTGCTCCAGCGCGAGCTGACGCATGGCAAAGTCGCCCGCGGCGAAATGTCGAAATATCAGAAGATCGCCGACGATAATTCGGAGAAAGAGATCCGCGCAGCGGAAGCCGAGCGCGCGTCGATCAAATACAAGCAAGTCGAATACATGATGGACCGCATCGGCCAGGAATTCGCCGGCACCGTCTCGGGCGTTTCCGACTGGGGCATATACGTCGAAGACAAGGAGACCAAGTGCGAAGGCATGGTCCGCCTGAAAGACATGACCGACGACTACTACGTATTCAATGAAAAGGCATATGCCGTCGTGGGCGAAAAGACAGGCAAAAAATACAGCCTCGGCGATACGGTGAAGTTCAAAGTGATGGGCGCCGACATGGAGAAAAGGACGCTCGACTACAAGCTGGCATAG
- the rpmF gene encoding 50S ribosomal protein L32, producing MVVRMRATRSHRNNRRSHHALKNPALTRDTNTGAIHLRHRASAITGKYKGIVVVDMDKKAAKKAKKAKEAQTAR from the coding sequence ATGGTAGTACGAATGCGAGCAACGAGGTCTCACAGGAACAACAGGCGTTCTCATCACGCCCTTAAAAACCCTGCATTGACGCGCGATACGAATACGGGCGCTATCCACCTCCGCCACCGCGCTTCCGCGATTACGGGCAAATACAAAGGTATCGTCGTCGTAGACATGGATAAGAAGGCCGCGAAGAAGGCCAAGAAAGCGAAAGAAGCACAGACGGCTCGCTAG
- the rnc gene encoding ribonuclease III, translating to MATDIDRNLSRFEDKAGVVFKDKALLRQAFTHRSYINENKNTRLEHNERLEFLGDAVLELVVTDFLYRKYPTNPEGELTTYRSALVNAVTLSEVASNLAMNDFLLLSKGEAKDNGRARQYILANTFEAVVGAIYLDQGYDVAKQFIEKHIFIFADVMIARGNLVDAKSMFQERAQEKTGVTPSYKLVRESGPDHDKSFTVGVMIGKEQVATGEGKSKQEAEQNAALRALEAKGWNP from the coding sequence ATGGCAACAGACATAGACAGAAATCTTTCCCGATTCGAAGACAAGGCAGGCGTCGTCTTCAAAGACAAAGCGCTCCTCCGCCAGGCTTTTACGCACCGTTCCTACATCAACGAGAACAAGAACACCAGGCTCGAGCATAACGAGCGCCTCGAATTCCTCGGCGACGCGGTCCTTGAATTGGTCGTCACCGACTTCCTGTACAGAAAATATCCGACTAATCCGGAAGGAGAGCTCACGACGTACCGGTCGGCCCTGGTGAACGCCGTCACGCTCTCCGAAGTCGCGTCGAACCTCGCTATGAACGATTTCCTCCTCCTTTCGAAGGGTGAAGCTAAAGACAATGGCCGCGCGCGCCAGTATATATTGGCCAATACCTTCGAAGCCGTCGTCGGCGCCATCTATCTGGACCAAGGATACGACGTCGCCAAGCAGTTCATAGAGAAGCACATATTCATATTTGCGGACGTTATGATCGCGCGCGGAAACCTCGTAGACGCAAAGTCCATGTTCCAGGAGCGCGCCCAGGAGAAGACGGGAGTGACGCCGTCGTACAAATTGGTGCGTGAGTCAGGCCCTGACCACGACAAATCGTTCACGGTCGGCGTGATGATAGGCAAAGAGCAGGTCGCCACGGGCGAAGGAAAATCAAAGCAGGAAGCGGAACAGAACGCCGCATTGCGGGCGCTCGAGGCAAAGGGTTGGAATCCGTAG
- a CDS encoding KH domain-containing protein, translating to MEADAKFLDFLVKSLVDNPNDVKINRTVDEMGVLLTLDVNPADMGKIIGREGNTAKAIRTLLRIVGMKNNSRVNLKISEPQGGMPKEARASKTVDEAMADLNL from the coding sequence ATGGAAGCAGACGCAAAGTTTCTCGATTTCCTCGTTAAGTCCCTGGTAGACAATCCGAACGACGTAAAGATCAACCGCACCGTAGACGAGATGGGCGTGCTCCTCACCCTCGACGTTAATCCCGCAGACATGGGCAAGATCATCGGTCGCGAAGGCAATACCGCCAAGGCGATCCGAACCCTCCTTCGCATCGTAGGGATGAAGAATAATTCCCGCGTGAACCTGAAGATCAGCGAACCGCAGGGTGGCATGCCGAAAGAAGCCCGCGCTTCGAAGACCGTAGACGAAGCGATGGCCGACCTCAACCTCTAG
- the nusB gene encoding transcription antitermination factor NusB, giving the protein MANRHLARSVVLQSLFEWDFRDKSDAILSDAISRDAAEFAPGNSDVSFMQELGKGVISKRSEIDTIITKAAPDWPLDKISIVDRNVLRIGLFELLFADREEVPAKVAINEAIELAKSFGGENSGKFVNGVLGSVYKELGEPGKDAVSKKKDDKFNIPFEKMPIVKLGGAVVFARDGGDIYLGLVHDVFGRWTLSKGSLEEGEDVKVGTMRKIKEEIGIGVSLLKEVASNEYVATHPEKGKLRKQVTYFLAEAKYEPLKLKESGGLDKAQWFKADAIGDLNFYDDMLPILTKAIKLIPKK; this is encoded by the coding sequence ATGGCAAATAGGCACCTTGCGCGGTCTGTCGTTCTGCAGTCCCTCTTCGAGTGGGACTTCCGCGATAAATCCGACGCCATCCTCTCCGATGCGATATCCCGCGACGCGGCCGAGTTCGCGCCGGGCAATTCCGACGTCTCGTTCATGCAGGAGCTCGGCAAGGGAGTCATTTCAAAGCGTTCTGAGATAGACACCATCATAACCAAGGCCGCTCCTGACTGGCCTTTGGACAAGATCTCCATCGTAGACCGAAATGTCCTGCGCATCGGTCTTTTTGAATTGCTCTTCGCCGACCGCGAAGAGGTTCCGGCGAAAGTCGCCATCAACGAGGCCATCGAGCTCGCCAAATCGTTCGGCGGCGAGAATTCGGGTAAATTCGTGAACGGCGTGCTCGGTTCCGTATACAAGGAGCTCGGCGAGCCGGGCAAGGACGCGGTTTCCAAGAAAAAGGACGACAAATTCAATATCCCGTTCGAGAAGATGCCCATCGTGAAGCTCGGCGGCGCGGTCGTATTCGCCCGCGACGGCGGCGACATATACCTGGGTCTCGTCCATGACGTATTCGGTCGCTGGACCTTGTCCAAAGGAAGCCTTGAAGAGGGCGAGGACGTGAAGGTCGGCACTATGCGCAAGATCAAAGAGGAGATCGGCATAGGCGTCAGCCTCCTCAAGGAGGTCGCTTCGAACGAATATGTCGCGACGCACCCGGAGAAAGGCAAGCTCCGCAAGCAGGTGACGTATTTCCTCGCCGAAGCAAAGTACGAGCCTTTGAAGCTCAAAGAATCGGGCGGCCTCGACAAAGCGCAGTGGTTCAAGGCGGACGCGATCGGCGACCTCAATTTCTATGACGACATGCTGCCGATCCTCACGAAAGCCATAAAGCTCATTCCCAAGAAGTAG
- the rpsP gene encoding 30S ribosomal protein S16 produces the protein MLKIRLQRVGRVNVPTFRVVVTDSKNSTKSGRSLEVIGTYDPVNDVKEIKADRVKHWMGHGAKLSDTVHNWLIDKKVIPGKKVNALPKKSPIVDPKAAEAAKAAAEAAKAATPAAPVEAPKAEAPAAEAPKA, from the coding sequence ATGTTAAAGATTCGACTCCAGCGCGTCGGCCGAGTGAACGTTCCAACGTTCCGCGTCGTCGTGACTGATTCCAAGAATTCCACAAAATCGGGCCGCTCGCTCGAGGTTATCGGCACGTATGACCCCGTTAACGACGTTAAAGAGATCAAGGCTGACCGCGTAAAGCACTGGATGGGCCACGGCGCGAAGCTCTCGGATACCGTCCATAATTGGCTTATCGACAAGAAGGTCATTCCCGGCAAGAAGGTGAACGCGCTCCCGAAGAAGAGCCCGATCGTCGACCCGAAGGCTGCAGAGGCAGCGAAAGCAGCCGCTGAGGCCGCAAAGGCCGCCACGCCAGCAGCGCCGGTAGAGGCTCCAAAAGCCGAAGCTCCCGCAGCAGAAGCTCCGAAGGCGTAA
- the trmD gene encoding tRNA (guanosine(37)-N1)-methyltransferase TrmD, whose translation MTFHIVTLFPGAFDSYLGESILKRALEDKKIRVKFYNPRDFADDKWQRVDQKPYGGGPGMVIQALPVAKALEKAVKAAGGKNGKAARDTKMIFFSPAGKSFDTAYAKATAKKYKNVIFVCGRYEGIDARVKKMFRMEDVSVGPFVLTGGELPAMIVMDSVSRQIEGVLGNYDSREEERISSSDVYTRPEVIEYRGKKYRVPKVLLSGNHKLIDEWKAGRKSA comes from the coding sequence ATGACATTCCATATAGTCACGCTTTTCCCTGGCGCATTTGATTCGTACCTCGGCGAATCGATCTTGAAGCGCGCCTTGGAAGACAAGAAGATCCGCGTGAAATTCTATAATCCGCGCGATTTCGCCGACGACAAATGGCAGCGCGTCGATCAGAAGCCGTACGGCGGCGGTCCCGGCATGGTCATTCAGGCATTGCCTGTGGCGAAGGCTCTTGAGAAGGCAGTCAAAGCCGCAGGCGGCAAAAATGGTAAAGCTGCGCGCGATACGAAGATGATCTTCTTCAGTCCTGCAGGGAAATCGTTCGATACGGCATATGCGAAGGCGACGGCAAAGAAATACAAGAACGTCATATTCGTCTGCGGCCGCTATGAAGGCATCGACGCTCGCGTCAAAAAAATGTTCAGGATGGAAGACGTATCCGTCGGTCCATTTGTGCTCACGGGCGGGGAATTACCGGCTATGATCGTCATGGACTCGGTCTCGCGCCAGATCGAAGGCGTGCTCGGCAACTATGATTCGCGCGAGGAAGAGCGCATCTCATCATCTGACGTGTATACGCGCCCGGAAGTCATCGAATATCGCGGCAAAAAATACCGCGTGCCGAAAGTGCTCCTTTCGGGCAATCACAAGCTCATAGACGAGTGGAAGGCGGGCAGGAAGAGCGCGTAA
- a CDS encoding AAA family ATPase, translating to MHLRSLELSGFKSFAKKSALEFNAQVTAIVGPNGSGKSNVAEAFRFVLGEQSIKSMRGKKTEDLIFNGAEAQARGNRASVKLTFDNAPQKGARLLNIDFDEVSIERVIHRDSLSEYFINGSAVRLRDIVELLAGAHIGASGHHIISQGEADRILNANARERREMIEDALGLKIFQYKREESERKLEKTRENMDKVESLRKEIAPHLKFLKKQVEKVEKTIALREELNDMYREYLKRESEYLGATEKALVEESAGPKRDLDRLEKELAAAKKVLDESKHKDAKSSELMQLEGRLKAVREARDAASRATGRIEGEISTLEKLLAREKATAAAEAVTVEYSKVKSLIAEADDMLAGAAKDLGLIAKVRALLKSFLDSNKNARSDSRAADLEKEIKLLKERKIDADKESKERDSEFGALSAKYAALQKEIEKEKDSSRDAEKAMFRIMAEENEIRGRLSVIRVREDKLRLEKEDFKRELAEGAGLIGRDITFYESDEAVYPAEDRHAQEERRRSIEKIKVRLEDSGGVSPEDVMKEFKETSDRDGFLAREIVDLEKSAESLTRLIVELEEKLDTMFSDGISKINRQFKEFFALMFGGGEASLGVIKEKKRKRGPSAEELAEMKEAGIELPPEGEEEETELGVDINVNLPRKKIRGLEMLSGGERALTSIALLFAISQVNPPPFIILDETDAALDEANSKKYGDMVENLSKHSQLIVITHNRETMSRAGVLYGVTMGREGYSKLLSIAFNEALAVAK from the coding sequence ATGCATCTCCGATCACTCGAGCTTTCCGGCTTCAAATCGTTCGCTAAAAAGAGCGCGCTCGAATTCAACGCGCAAGTGACCGCCATCGTCGGTCCGAACGGATCGGGTAAATCGAACGTCGCCGAGGCGTTCCGGTTCGTCCTAGGCGAGCAATCCATCAAGTCCATGCGCGGCAAGAAGACCGAGGACCTTATTTTCAACGGAGCCGAAGCCCAGGCCCGCGGCAACCGCGCGTCGGTCAAGCTGACGTTCGATAATGCGCCGCAAAAGGGCGCACGGCTCCTGAACATCGATTTCGACGAGGTCTCTATCGAGCGCGTCATACACCGCGACTCGCTTTCCGAATATTTCATTAACGGATCGGCCGTGCGCTTGCGAGACATCGTCGAACTGCTCGCCGGCGCGCATATCGGCGCTTCGGGCCATCACATCATCTCGCAGGGCGAGGCCGACAGGATCCTGAACGCGAACGCACGCGAGCGCCGCGAGATGATCGAGGACGCGCTCGGTCTCAAGATATTCCAGTACAAGAGGGAGGAGAGCGAGCGAAAGCTCGAGAAAACGCGCGAGAACATGGACAAGGTCGAATCGCTCCGCAAAGAGATCGCTCCGCATCTGAAGTTCCTGAAAAAGCAGGTGGAGAAGGTCGAGAAGACGATCGCTCTGCGCGAAGAGCTCAACGACATGTACAGAGAATACCTGAAGAGGGAATCTGAATATCTGGGCGCGACCGAAAAGGCTCTCGTCGAAGAATCCGCGGGCCCGAAGCGCGACCTCGATCGATTGGAAAAAGAACTGGCGGCGGCGAAAAAGGTCTTGGACGAGTCCAAGCATAAGGACGCCAAGTCGAGCGAGCTGATGCAGCTAGAGGGTCGGCTGAAAGCGGTCAGAGAGGCGCGCGACGCCGCGTCGCGCGCCACCGGCCGCATCGAAGGCGAGATATCAACCCTTGAAAAGCTCCTCGCGCGCGAAAAGGCGACCGCAGCCGCGGAAGCCGTCACCGTAGAATATTCGAAGGTAAAATCTCTCATTGCCGAAGCCGACGATATGCTCGCCGGCGCAGCCAAAGACCTCGGTCTCATCGCCAAAGTCCGTGCATTGCTCAAGTCTTTCCTTGATTCGAATAAAAACGCTCGATCCGATAGCCGTGCCGCAGACCTGGAGAAGGAGATAAAGCTCCTCAAGGAGCGCAAGATCGATGCGGACAAGGAAAGCAAGGAAAGAGACTCCGAATTCGGCGCTCTCTCCGCGAAATACGCCGCTCTCCAGAAGGAGATAGAAAAGGAGAAAGACAGCTCGCGCGACGCCGAGAAGGCGATGTTCCGCATCATGGCCGAAGAGAACGAGATCCGCGGCAGGCTCTCCGTTATCCGCGTGCGCGAAGACAAGCTCCGCCTCGAAAAAGAAGACTTCAAGCGCGAGCTCGCCGAAGGCGCTGGACTGATCGGCCGCGACATAACGTTCTATGAGTCGGACGAGGCCGTATATCCTGCCGAAGACCGCCACGCCCAGGAAGAGCGCCGCCGCTCCATCGAAAAGATCAAGGTCCGCCTCGAGGATTCCGGCGGAGTCTCGCCTGAAGACGTCATGAAGGAGTTCAAGGAGACGTCCGACCGCGACGGATTCCTCGCCCGCGAGATCGTGGACCTCGAAAAATCGGCCGAATCCCTGACCCGGCTCATCGTCGAGCTCGAGGAGAAGCTCGACACCATGTTCTCTGACGGCATCTCTAAAATAAATAGGCAATTTAAAGAATTCTTCGCTCTCATGTTCGGCGGCGGCGAAGCATCCCTCGGCGTCATCAAAGAGAAGAAGCGCAAGCGGGGCCCTTCCGCGGAAGAATTGGCGGAAATGAAAGAGGCTGGCATCGAACTCCCTCCCGAAGGAGAGGAGGAAGAGACCGAGCTCGGCGTGGATATCAACGTGAATCTGCCGCGGAAGAAGATCCGCGGCCTCGAGATGCTTTCGGGCGGCGAGCGCGCTCTCACTTCTATCGCGCTCCTCTTCGCGATCTCGCAGGTCAATCCGCCGCCGTTCATCATCCTTGACGAGACCGACGCCGCCCTCGACGAGGCTAATTCCAAAAAATACGGCGACATGGTCGAGAATCTGTCGAAGCATTCCCAGCTCATCGTCATCACCCACAACCGCGAGACTATGTCGCGCGCGGGCGTCCTCTATGGCGTCACTATGGGCAGGGAAGGCTATTCCAAGCTCCTTTCCATCGCATTCAACGAGGCATTGGCGGTGGCGAAATAG
- a CDS encoding ribonuclease HII, with amino-acid sequence MNLMEIRHIVGIDEVGRGPLAGPVTICACRVADGFDFEHFKGIKDSKQLSPQKRESWFLRISELKSRGQVEFAYASVSAEEIDAIGIARAIEKAIHVSLEALDLVPESTYIFLDGSLKAPKRFAHQETIIKGDEKVPIISAASIVAKVIRDRHMEEQGRIYPAYGFEAHKGYGTDEHRKAIRKHGASPIHRLSFLSNIIKAA; translated from the coding sequence ATGAACCTAATGGAGATCCGCCATATCGTGGGCATAGACGAGGTAGGTCGCGGGCCGTTGGCGGGGCCTGTCACTATCTGTGCCTGCCGAGTAGCCGACGGATTCGATTTCGAGCATTTCAAGGGAATCAAGGATTCCAAGCAGCTTTCGCCCCAGAAGCGCGAATCGTGGTTCCTGCGCATATCGGAATTGAAGTCGCGTGGCCAGGTCGAATTCGCATACGCGTCCGTGTCGGCGGAAGAGATAGACGCGATCGGCATCGCACGGGCGATCGAGAAGGCTATACATGTGTCGCTCGAGGCTCTGGACCTCGTCCCTGAATCGACTTACATATTTTTGGACGGATCGCTCAAGGCTCCGAAGCGCTTCGCGCATCAGGAGACGATCATAAAAGGGGACGAGAAGGTGCCTATAATCAGCGCCGCGTCCATCGTCGCCAAGGTCATCCGCGACCGCCATATGGAAGAGCAGGGGCGCATATATCCCGCATATGGATTCGAGGCGCATAAGGGGTATGGCACCGATGAGCATCGAAAAGCTATCAGAAAGCACGGCGCGTCGCCGATCCACAGGCTTAGCTTCCTTTCCAACATCATAAAGGCCGCATAA